The following DNA comes from Chitinophaga nivalis.
ATCCCGTTGGCACGGAGGAATCGCCCGGTCATGCTGCCAAACCGGCCAAAGCCGGCAATGATAACGGGATTCTTTTCGTTGATTTCATCGGCATCCCGTTCTTCTTTTAACTCCGACATCGTAAAGTGTGGCTGGATGACTTTTTCATACAACAACATAATCAACGGAGTAAGCGCCATACTGATGGCTACCACGGCCGTCATCATACTGGTCATGGATTCACTCATCAGGTGCGTTTGATTGGTAAAAGAAAGCAACACAAACGCAAATTCACCGATATCTGCCAACGCAAAGGCAAACAACAGGTTTTGATCGGTACTGAGTTTGAATATCTTTCCCAATCCCAGCAATACAATGCCTTTGATGGTCATAATACCAACAACCAGCCCCATGATCAGCCAGGGTTGCTGCATAATCAGTTTGAAGTCGATAGAGGCGCCAACAGCGATGAAAAATAAGCCCAGCAATAATCCTTTAAATGGTTCAATATCACTTTCCAGCTCATGCCGGTACTCACTGTTGGCCAGCACAACTCCGCCCAGAAAGGCGCCCAGTGCGGAACTGAGCCCTACGAGGTTCATCAGTACCGCAATGGCTACCACCATCAGCAGGGCGGTGGCGGTAAACAACTCTCTTACCCGGGTGCGCGCAATAACCCGCATCAACGGCCGTACCAGATACCTGCCGGCCACAATGATCACGGCCACAGCACCCAATACAACCAGGGTTTGTCCCCATCCCGGTAAATGATCCCGCAGAGAAGGGGCATGTGGTGCCGCATCTGCTGCGGCCGTACCTGCCAGCAATGGAAAGATCGCCAGCATGGGAATAACGGCAATATCCTGGAAGAGCAATACGGAAAAAGCGCTTTGTCCGGCTGAAGTTTCCATCCACCCTTTTTCATTCAGCGTTTGCAATACAATGGCCGTAGAGGAAAGAGAAAGGATCATACCCAGTGCCAGTGCAGTATTCAGGGGCTGTCCCAGCCAGAGGGCAATGGCTGCAATGGCGGCCGCACTGAGCGTAACCTGCAGCCCTCCCAGCCCAAGAATAGAAGCCCGCAACCGCCATAACAAGGCTGGTTCCAGCTCAATACCAATTAAAAATAACATCATCACCACGCCAAATTCAGCGAAGTGCATGATATCTTCTCCCTCCTTCCCGATAAAACCCAGTAGCGAAGGGCCAATAATAACGCCTGCCAGCAGGTAGCCCAATACAGCGCCCAGTCCCAGTTTTTTGGCGATGGGTACAAATACAATGGCTGCTGCCAGGTATACCATGGACTGAAAAAGTAATGAGTGTTGATCCATATTATTGAAGTTGAGCGGGAAGGTGAAGAATATCCTGCAGGTACTGCAGGCCGGGTAATACAGCCAGATCAAAATGATCCTGGCGCAGTAACGTCAGCGTATCGCGAAACAGCTGCGCCTGTTCCCTGATTTCTGTCAGCTCCATCCGGTGCAATCCATAAATAACATAAGGGGCGGCATATTGCATGTTGCACAGCCGGGCGGTTTGCTGATAGGGTAACAGGAACTGGCGAAGATCATGCTGGTGGATACCTGCCGGTGTATAGGCACTTTCGCCGGCGCCGGTAGAAATGATATTGGTGAAATATTTTCCCTGCAGCGCTTTGCCGGTATGACCATAAGCCCATCCATGCTCCAGCACCAGGTCCTGCCACTGCTTTACAATAGCCGGTGCACTGTACCAGTAAAAAGGATGTTGCATCAGTATAATATCATGTTGTTCCAGTAGCTGTTGTTCACGGGCTACATTGATATCCAGATCGGGATATTGCTCATACAAATCATTAAAAGTGATGCCGGGTATACTTTTAATCGTGCGTAACAGCTGCACATGCAAC
Coding sequences within:
- a CDS encoding monovalent cation:proton antiporter-2 (CPA2) family protein, giving the protein MDQHSLLFQSMVYLAAAIVFVPIAKKLGLGAVLGYLLAGVIIGPSLLGFIGKEGEDIMHFAEFGVVMMLFLIGIELEPALLWRLRASILGLGGLQVTLSAAAIAAIALWLGQPLNTALALGMILSLSSTAIVLQTLNEKGWMETSAGQSAFSVLLFQDIAVIPMLAIFPLLAGTAAADAAPHAPSLRDHLPGWGQTLVVLGAVAVIIVAGRYLVRPLMRVIARTRVRELFTATALLMVVAIAVLMNLVGLSSALGAFLGGVVLANSEYRHELESDIEPFKGLLLGLFFIAVGASIDFKLIMQQPWLIMGLVVGIMTIKGIVLLGLGKIFKLSTDQNLLFAFALADIGEFAFVLLSFTNQTHLMSESMTSMMTAVVAISMALTPLIMLLYEKVIQPHFTMSELKEERDADEINEKNPVIIAGFGRFGSMTGRFLRANGIHATILDMDSDRVDALHNLGIKVYYGDASRYDLLAAAGAKDAKILIIATDNTEQTREIVVMAQRYFPHLQLLVRSKQVEDTFELMDLGVLHIYRETVDTSLRLGVDALRMLGQRAYHSERAARTFFRQDERSLKGLSALRDDKKQYVNSMKERIEEMEKLISSDRIKSWLDEGKGWDASPIRDEVRGEENKDTPQ
- a CDS encoding NAD(P)H-dependent oxidoreductase, whose product is MARILINFAHPDLEQSRLHVQLLRTIKSIPGITFNDLYEQYPDLDINVAREQQLLEQHDIILMQHPFYWYSAPAIVKQWQDLVLEHGWAYGHTGKALQGKYFTNIISTGAGESAYTPAGIHQHDLRQFLLPYQQTARLCNMQYAAPYVIYGLHRMELTEIREQAQLFRDTLTLLRQDHFDLAVLPGLQYLQDILHLPAQLQ